One region of Drosophila teissieri strain GT53w chromosome 2L, Prin_Dtei_1.1, whole genome shotgun sequence genomic DNA includes:
- the LOC122621053 gene encoding maltase A3 produces the protein MIKHRLVAFFAVLLQLLFPATGQQYPNYHADFVGIGGQGADLKWWQTAAFYQIYPRSFKDSNGDGVGDLNGIAEQLPYLKELGITATWLSPIFTSPMADFGYDIANFTEIAPIFGTMADFEHLMEVAKKLDIKIILDFVPNHSSDECEWFRRSAARDPEFKDFYVWHPGRMENGNRHPPSNWISVFRGSAWQWHEGRQEFYLHQFVKKQPDLNYRNPKVRETMSNVLRFWLGKGVSGFRIDAVPHVFEIAPDAQNQYRDEPRNDWNNDPEDYGYLQHIYTKDQPETIDLVYSWRAVLDAFQREHGGEERILMAETYSPIDIVMQYYGNATTEGAQLPFNFLLISELSNSSNAHAYEGTVLKWLQHMPNGRTANWVLGNHDQARVGSRLGRDRVDMLHMLTATLPGASVTYQGEELGMTNVWISWKDTVDPSACNTNPSIYEQYSRDPERTPFQWTDAQDAGFSNASKTWLPIAQDYKQVNVELERQKPLSHLNVFKQLWLLRKQSQTLQRGQTEVKALSDAVLAVKRYLERDSTYLTLLNIYDGVETVNLLQSFPDLPPQLKVVVVTERSQVKVGDIVNSTSLYLQPKDSLVLQTTSSYYSYVTNGETRFLPVLGAYLWLAQVGIYLNSR, from the exons ATGATCAAACACCGCCTGGTAGCGTTCTTCGCAGTGCTTCTCCAGTTACTTTTCCCTGCTACAGGTCAGCAGTACCCCAACTACCATGCGGATTTTGTGGGCATCGGGGGACAGGGCGCTGACCTCAAGTGGTGGCAGACCGCGGCCTTCTATCAGATCTACCCAAGGTCATTTAAAGACAGCAACGGCGATGGCGTGGGTGATCTAAATG GCATCGCGGAGCAACTTCCCTACCTCAAGGAGCTGGGAATCACGGCCACTTGGCTGTCGCCCATCTTTACCTCCCCGATGGCTGACTTTGGCTACGATATAGCCAACTTCACTGAGATTGCTCCTATTTTCGGAACAATGGCGGACTTTGAGCACCTGATGGAGGTGGCCAAAAAACTAGACATCAAAATCATCCTGGACTTTGTACCAAACCACTCGAGTGATGAATGCGAGTGGTTCCGTCGTTCGGCGGCTCGTGATCCAGAATTCAAGGACTTCTACGTATGGCATCCTGGGCGAATGGAGAATGGCAATCGCCATCCGCCCTCCAATTGGATCAGCGTTTTCCGGGGAAGTGCCTGGCAGTGGCACGAAGGGCGTCAGGAGTTCTACCTGCACCAGTTCGTGAAGAAGCAGCCGGATCTGAACTATCGGAACCCGAAGGTCCGGGAGACCATGAGT AACGTCTTAAGATTTTGGCTTGGCAAGGGCGTCTCCGGCTTTCGCATTGATGCAGTGCCCCATGTGTTTGAAATAGCGCCAGATGCCCAGAATCAGTATCGCGATGAGCCGCGTAATGACTGGAACAACGACCCCGAGGATTACGGTTATCTGCAGCACATATACACCAAGGATCAGCCGGAGACCATTGACCTGGTCTACTCGTGGCGAGCGGTGCTGGACGCGTTCCAGCGGGAGCACGGCGGGGAGGAACGCATCTTAATGGCCGAGACCTACTCACCCATCGATATCGTGATGCAGTACTACGGCAATGCGACGACGGAGGGCGCTCAGCTGCCATTCAACTTTCTACTGATAAGTGAGCTGTCCAACTCGTCGAATGCACACGCCTACGAGGGAACAGTGCTCAAATGGCTGCAGCACATGCCCAATGGCCGCACCGCTAACTGGGTG TTGGGTAACCACGATCAGGCCCGAGTGGGCTCCCGGTTGGGCAGGGATCGGGTGGACATGCTGCACATGCTCACTGCCACGCTGCCCGGCGCCAGTGTCACCTACCAGGGTGAGGAGCTGGGCATGACCAATGTGTGGATCTCGTGGAAGGACACGGTGGATCCCTCGGCCTGCAACACCAATCCAAGCATCTATGAGCAGTACTCCCGTGATCCGGAGCGAACGCCCTTCCAGTGGACCGATGCCCAGGACGCTGGGTTCAGCAACGCCAGCAAGACCTGGCTTCCCATCGCTCAGGATTACAAGCAGGTGAATGTGGAGCTGGAGCGGCAGAAGCCCCTCAGTCACTTGAACGTCTTCAAACAGCTCTGGCTGTTGAGGAAGCAGTCCCAGACCCTTCAGCGCGGCCAAACTGAAGTGAAGGCCCTCAGCGACGCAGTTTTGGCCGTTAAACG GTATCTCGAACGTGATTCAACCTATTTGACCCTCTTGAACATTTACGACGGAGTAGAAACCGTAAATCTGCTGCAGAGTTTCCCCGACTTGCCACCTCAGCTCAAAGTTGTTGTGGTCACAGAGCGATCTCAAGTCAAAGTGGG
- the LOC122616580 gene encoding maltase A3, translated as MTTWTSLFLLLGLGLLAVDAAAPWWKTASFYQIYPRSFKDSDGDGIGDLNGVTEKLEYLKEIGVTATWLSPFLKSPMADFGYDISDFKAVDPLFGTMEDFENMVSRAKELGVKIILDFVPNHSSDECDWFLRSAAGEEEYKDYYIWHAGLLNEDGTRRPPTNWVSVFRGSAWEWHEGRQEYYLHQFHKKQPDFNFRNPVVREEMNNVLRFWLEKGVDGFRVDAIYHAFEIEADEDGNYPDEPRNDWTDDPDEYGYTHKIYTVDQPETPHLVYEWRQILEQFQADNGGDERILMVETWSPIEIVMHYYGNETADGAQIPFNFQLISNLYYDSDAYHYEYLINNWLNLMPEGKSANWVIGNHDKNRVGSRFGADRVDLFNILLLTLPGCSITYQGEELGMLDGYVSWEDTVDPQACNGYEANYMDNSRDPARTPMHWSDETMAGFTTGKSTWLPVSTDYRQRNVKTERGVSLSHLNVFKRLQQLRQEPSIVEGSAEVKAVSNYVLAVKRHLLGDYVYISLFNIFDSIENVNLSSVFGSLPAKFQYALVTEKSIKKVGDQVTAGSVTLMPHEAIVLRSTTTA; from the exons ATGACCACTTGGACTAGCTTGTTCCTGCTTTTGGGCCTTGGCCTTTTGGCTGTCGATGCCGCGGCGCCCTGGTGGAAGACTGCTTCCTTCTACCAGATCTACCCCAGATCCTTCAAGGACAGTGACGGAGATGGAATCGGAGACTTGAACGGAGTGACCGAGAAGCTGGAGTACCTTAAGGAGATCGGTGTGACCGCCACCTGGCTGTCTCCTTTTCTGAAGTCCCCGATGGCCGACTTCGGTTACGATATTTCCGATTTCAAGGCGGTCGATCCTCTTTTCGGAACGATGGAGGACTTCGAGAATATGGTCTCCCGCGCCAAGGAGCTGGGTGTCAAGATTATTCTCGACTTCGTGCCCAATCATTCCAGCGATGAGTGCGACTGGTTCCTCCGTTCGGCTGCCGGCGAGGAGGAGTATAAAGACTACTACATCTGGCACGCGGGGCTCCTTAATGAGGACGGAACCCGTCGCCCGCCCACCAACTGGGTGAGCGTCTTCCGCGGCAGCGCATGGGAGTGGCACGAGGGTCGCCAGGAGTACTACCTGCATCAGTTCCACAAGAAGCAGCCGGACTTCAACTTCCGTAATCCCGTGGTGCGCGAGGAGATGAACAACGTGCTGCGCTTCTGGCTGGAAAAAGGCGTCGACGGGTTCCGCGTGGATGCCATCTACCATGCCTTTGAGATTGAGGCCGATGAGGACGGAAACTATCCCGATGAGCCCCGCAACGATTGGACCGACGATCCAGATGAGTACGGATACACCCACAAGATCTATACTGTGGATCAGCCAGAGACCCCGCACCTGGT ATACGAATGGCGCCAAATCCTTGAGCAGTTCCAGGCTGACAACGGCGGTGATGAGCG CATTTTGATGGTCGAGACCTGGTCCCCAATTGAAATCGTAATGCATTACTATGGCAACGAAACCGCCGATGGAGCCCAGATACCGTTCAACTTCCAGCTGATAAGCAATCTGTACTACGATTCCGATGCCTATCACTACGAGTACTTGATTAACAATTGGCTTAATCTGATGCCCGAGGGCAAGAGCGCCAACTGGGTG ATCGGTAACCACGACAAGAACCGCGTGGGCTCTCGATTCGGAGCCGATCGAGTGGACCTCTTCAACATCCTGCTGCTTACTCTGCCCGGCTGCAGCATCACTTACCAAGGCGAGGAGCTGGGCATGCTCGACGGCTATGTGTCCTGGGAAGACACCGTGGATCCGCAGGCCTGCAACGGCTACGAGGCCAACTACATGGATAACTCCCGCGACCCAGCCCGCACTCCGATGCACTGGTCGGATGAGACGATGGCTGGATTCACCACTGGCAAGAGCACCTGGCTGCCGGTGTCTACGGACTATCGCCAGAGGAACGTGAAGACCGAGCGCGGCGTGTCCTTGAGCCACCTGAACGTGTTCAAGCGTCTGCAGCAACTCCGGCAGGAGCCCAGCATTGTGGAAGGATCCGCCGAGGTCAAGGCTGTTAGTAACTACGTCCTGGCCGTCAAGCG CCACCTGCTCGGCGACTACGTATACATCTCTCTGTTCAACATCTTCGACTCCATCGAGAATGTGAACCTGTCCAGTGTGTTTGGCAGCCTGCCCGCCAAGTTCCAGTACGCCCTGGTCACCGAGAAGTCCATCAAGAAGGTCGGCGACCAGGTGACCGCCGGCAGCGTCACCCTCATGCCCCACGAGGCCATTGTGCTCCGCTCCACAACAACGGCTTAG
- the LOC122623149 gene encoding maltase A3 has translation MYKLLVLSCLLALALPSLAEVGWWKTGQFYQIYPRSFKDSDGDGVGDLIGITQQLPYLKEIGITATWLSPIFTSPMADFGYDVADLKGIDPIFGTMEDFEALLARAKELDIKIILDFVPNHTSDECDWFIRSAAGEEEYKDFYVWHTGKVVNGIRQPPTNWLSVFRGSMWTWNEQRQAYYLHQFHAKQPDLNYRNPKVVEAMKDVLRFWLRKGAYGFRIDAVPHVYEIPADADGNWPDEPRNEDVSDPEDYTYLQHIYTTDQPETLELVYAFRDVIEEIDAELGGDDRVLLTEAYSPLDVLMQYYGNGTHLGSQIPFNFELLAKISYSSDAYHYSELIHNWLDNMPEGQVANWVFGNHDQSRIGSRLGADRIDACNMIIMGLPGVSVTYQGEEMGMTDVWISWEDTVDPQACQSNEQEFERLTRDPVRTPFQWSDEVNAGFSNASVTWLPVASDYKLVNVKKERGIALSHLNVYKQLRALRDEPTLKQGDVSVTAIGPNVLAFKRTLAGYKSYITLININDDVESIDLDSVFTSISTQLQYVVVNDKSVRRKNDLTFANSVLLLPKEAVVLSTV, from the exons ATGTACAAGTTGCTGGTGCTCTCCtgccttttggctttggctctaCCTTCACTGGCGGAGGTTGGCTGGTGGAAGACGGGTCAGTTCTACCAGATATATCCCAGATCTTTTAAGGAtagcgacggcgacggcgtAGGCGATCTCATTG GTATTACGCAACAGCTACCTTACCTGAAGGAAATCGGCATTACAGCCACTTGGTTGTCTCCGATCTTCACCTCGCCCATGGCTGATTTCGGCTACGATGTGGCTGATCTTAAAGGAATTGATCCCATCTTCGGCACAATGGAGGATTTCGAGGCGCTCCTTGCGCGCGCCAAAGAGCTGGACATCAAGATCATTCTGGACTTTGTGCCCAACCACACTAGTGACGAGTGCGACTGGTTCATCCGATCAGCCGCTGGCGAGGAGGAGTACAAGGATTTCTACGTGTGGCACACCGGCAAGGTGGTCAACGGCATCCgccagccacccaccaacTGGCTCTCCGTGTTCCGCGGATCCATGTGGACCTGGAACGAGCAACGGCAGGCGTACTACCTCCACCAATTCCACGCCAAGCAGCCCGATCTGAACTACCGCAACCCCAAGGTCGTTGAAGCCATGAAGGACGTGCTGCGCTTCTGGCTGCGAAAAGGAGCTTACGGCTTCCGCATCGACGCTGTGCCCCATGTCTACGAAATTCCAGCTGATGCCGACGGCAACTGGCCCGATGAACCCCGGAACGAGGATGTGAGCGATCCCGAGGACTACACCTACCTGCAGCACATCTACACCACCGATCAACCCGAGACACTGGAGCTGGTGTACGCTTTCCGCGATGTGATCGAGGAGATAGACGCCGAGTTGGGTGGCGACGACCGCGTCCTGCTCACCGAGGCCTACTCCCCCCTGGATGTGTTGATGCAGTACTACGGAAACGGCACCCACCTGGGCTCCCAGATCCCCTTCAATTtcgagctgctggccaagatcaGCTACAGCTCCGATGCCTACCACTACTCGGAGCTGATCCACAACTGGCTGGACAACATGCCAGAAGGTCAGGTGGCCAACTGGGTGTTCGGCAACCACGACCAGAGTCGCATTGGCTCCCGTTTGGGCGCCGATCGCATCGACGCCTGCAACATGATCATCATGGGCTTGCCCGGCGTGAGTGTGACCTACCAGGGCGAGGAGATGGGCATGACCGACGTTTGGATCAGCTGGGAGGACACCGTGGACCCACAGGCCTGTCAATCGAACGAGCAGGAGTTCGAGCGCCTCACCCGCGACCCAGTGCGAACTCCTTTCCAGTGGAGCGACGAGGTCAACGCCGGATTCTCCAACGCCTCAGTCACCTGGCTGCCGGTCGCCAGCGACTACAAGTTGGTCAATGTGAAGAAGGAGCGTGGAATCGCCCTGAGCCACCTGAACGTGTACAAGCAGCTGCGAGCTCTGCGTGATGAGCCTACTTTGAAGCAGGGCGATGTCTCCGTTACAGCCATTGGTCCTAACGTGTTGGCCTTCAAGCG AACCCTGGCAGGCTATAAATCCTACATCACCCTCATCAACATCAACGATGATGTCGAATCGATCGACTTGGACTCCGTCTTTACCTCCATTTCCACACAACTGCAATACGTGGTGGTGAATGATAAGAGCGTGCGTCGCAAGAA CGACCTTACATTTGCCAACTCCGTGCTGCTGTTGCCCAAGGAAGCAGTTGTGCTGAGCACAGTGTAA
- the LOC122623158 gene encoding maltase A2, giving the protein MPKWAHLGLAVLLLISTTLGGAADIDWWENASLYQIYPRSFQDSDGDGIGDLKGITSRLGYLKEIGITATWLSPIFTSPMSDFGYDISNFYDIDPIFGTLDDFDALIVEAKSLGVKIILDFVPNHSSDENLWFEKSVNREEGYDDFYVWDDGKLNEETGERDPPSNWVSVFSGPMWTWNEKRQQFFLHQFQVKQPDLNFSNPMVREHMLDVLKFWLDRGVDGFRIDAVPHIYEHRNADGSYPDEPVSGWGSDPNAYDYHDHIYTKDQPATVDLMYEWREFLDNYRAQNGGESRVLLAEAYSSVETLSAYFGNSTHQGTQLPMNFQLMYLSGYSTAEDVVGSIDYWMDTMWKEHQTANWVVGNHDTNRVADRMGAHKVDLLNVIVNALPGASVTYYGEEIGMSNVDVECTGDSCEDRDGERTPMQWTAGKNADFSDGESTWLPLSPEYQRYNVQTERGVSRSSLNIFKGLQALKSSAAFIAFKEDGGFSYEAVTKQVLQIIRTNKISEEYRILVNMGNDIEILDGLASKTYEYVLATAFSTHYPGQKADLSARIILMPYEAVVLRWLA; this is encoded by the exons ATGCCAAAGTGGGCACATCTCGGCCTAGCGGTTCTCCTTTTAATTTCCACCACCCTGGGGGGAGCTGCGGACATCGATTGGTGGGAGAACGCCTCGCTTTACCAGATATATCCGCGCTCCTTCCAGGAcagcgatggcgatggcatcgGGGACCTGAAAGGCATTACTTCGAGATTGGGCTATCTCAAGGAAATAGGCATCACGGCCACCTGGCTGTCGCCCATTTTCACCTCGCCCATGTCGGATTTCGGATACGACATCTCCAACTTCTACGACATCGATCCGATATTCGGCACTCTCGACGATTTCGATGCCCTTATAGTGGAGGCCAAGTCGCTGGGCGTAAAGATCATCCTCGACTTTGTACCCAACCACTCCAGTGACGAGAACTTGTGGTTTGAAAAGTCCGTGAATCGCGAGGAAGGATACGACGACTTCTACGTGTGGGACGATGGAAAGCTGAACGAGGAAACTGGTGAAAGAGATCCTCCTTCTAATTGGGTCAGTGTGTTCAGTGGACCCATGTGGACGTGGAACGAAAAGCGCCAGCAGTTCTTCCTGCATCAGTTTCAGGTGAAGCAGCCGGATCTAAACTTTAGCAATCCAATGGTTAGGGAGCACATGCTGGATGTCTTGAAGTTTTGGCTGGACCGCGGAGTCGATGGATTCCGTATTGATGCAGTTCCACACATCTACGAGCACCGCAATGCCGACGGCTCCTATCCGGATGAACCTGTTAGCGGTTGGGGCAGTGACCCCAACGCCTACGACTACCACGACCACATCTACACCAAGGATCAGCCGGCCACGGTGGATCTCATGTACGAGTGGCGGGAGTTTTTGGATAACTATCGGGCGCAGAATGGAGGCGAATCACGGGTTCTTCTGGCCGAGGCCTATTCTTCCGTGGAGACACTGAGTGCTTATTTCGGAAACAGCACCCATCAGGGTACCCAGCTGCCCATGAACTTCCAGTTGATGTATCTCAGTGGCTACTCAACCGCGGAGGATGTTGTGGGATCCATCGACTACTGGATGGATACCATGTGGAAGGAGCACCAGACGGCCAACTGGGTTGTTGGTAATCACGACACCAACAGAGTGGCTGATCGTATGGGAGCTCACAAAGTGGATTTGCTCAATGTGATTGTAAACGCCCTGCCAGGAGCTTCGGTGACCTACTACGGCGAGGAAATCGGCATGTCCAACGTGGACGTGGAGTGCACCGGCGACTCTTGCGAGGATCGCGATGGAGAGCGCACGCCAATGCAGTGGACAGCTGGAAAGAACGCCGACTTCTCTGATGGGGAGTCTACCTGGCTGCCACTAAGCCCCGAATATCAGAGGTACAATGTGCAGACTGAGCGCGGGGTTTCCAGATCTTCCCTGAACATCTTCAAGGGTCTTCAAGCTCTTAAGAGCAGTGCCGCCTTTATTGCGTTTAAGGAGGATGGGGGTTTCTCCTATGAGGCGGTGACGAAACAAGTTCTACAGATCATTCG CACAAACAAGATCAGCGAGGAGTACAGAATTCTGGTCAACATGGGCAACGATATTGAAATCCTCGATGGGCTGGCCTCCAAAACCTACGAGTATGTGCTGGCCACAGCCTTCTCCACACACTATCCGGG GCAAAAAGCAGATCTGTCAGCGAGAATCATTCTCATGCCCTATGAAGCAGTCGTTTTACGATGGTTGGCTTAA
- the LOC122623141 gene encoding maltase A1: MRPQSAACLFVAFVGLVGATEWWESGNYYQIYPRSFRDSDADGIGDLNGVTEKLQYLKDIGFTGTWLSPIFKSPMVDFGYDISDFYQIQPEYGTMEDFERMIAKAKEVGIKIILDFVPNHSSTENEWFTKSVDSDPVYKDFYIWHDGKINNETGEREPPSNWNSEFRYSAWEWNDVRQQYYLHQFAIQQADLNYRNPAVVNEMKNVIRFWLGKGVSGFRIDAVPYLFEVDLDRYNQYPDEPLTNDSVNCPDPDDHCYTQHIYTQDQPETIDMVYQWRELVDEFHVEHGGDQRLLMTEAYTSFENMMAYYGNGIRNGSHIPFNFDFLSNINNASKAGDYVDHIKKWMDAMPAGVYANWVLGNHDNKRVASRFGVQRTDLINILLQTLPGHAVTYNGEELGMTDVWISWEDTVDPNACNSDPDNYYARSRDPERSPYQWDASSKAGFTSADHTWLPVADDYKTNNALQQLRAPRSHLQIFKKLVRVRKEPSFRQGELSIQAIDDDVLIYSRQKDGSDLYVIVLNLGSTSKTLDLTKYYGLGSQAEVITTSLSSQYIDGDVIKSSEFVANPYVGTVLVAV, from the exons ATGCGCCCGCAATCAGCTGCGTGTCTATTCGTGGCCTTCGTTGGCTTGGTGGGAGCCACCGAGTGGTGGGAAAGTGGAAACTATTACCAGATCTACCCGCGCTCCTTCCGGGATTCCGACGCAGACGGCATTGGCGATCTGAACGGGGTCACCGAAAAGTTGCAGTATCTGAAAGACATCGGCTTTACGGGCACCTGGCTGTCGCCCATTTTCAAGTCACCCATGGTAGACTTTGGCTACGACATTTCGGACTTCTACCAGATCCAGCCCGAATACGGAACCATGGAGGACTTCGAGCGCATGATCGCAAAGGCCAAGGAGGTGGGCATCAAGATCATTCTAGACTTCGTGCCAAACCACTCCAGTACCGAAAACGAATGGTTCACCAAGTCGGTGGACAGTGACCCCGTCTACAAGGACTTCTACATCTGGCACGATGGCAAGATCAACAACGAGACCGGTGAGCGGGAGCCGCCGAGCAACTGGAACTCAGAGTTTCGCTACAGCGCCTGGGAGTGGAACGATGTGCGCCAGCAGTACTACCTTCACCAGTTCGCCATCCAGCAGGCCGACCTCAACTATCGCAATCCGGCCGTGGTTAATGAAATGAAGAACGTGATTCGCTTCTGGCTGGGAAAAGGAGTCTCCGGATTCCGCATCGATGCAGTTCCTTACTTGTTTGAGGTGGACCTCGATCGCTACAACCAGTATCCGGATGAGCCTTTGACCAACGACTCCGTGAACTGTCCCGACCCTGACGACCACTGCTACACCCAGCACATCTATACACAGGACCAGCCGGAAACAATTGACATGGTGTACCAGTGGCGAGAGTTGGTGGATGAGTTTCATGTGGAGCACGGCGGCGATCAGAGGCTTCTGATGACGGAGGCGTACACCAGCTTCGAAAACATGATGGCGTATTACGGAAATGGAATAAGGAACGGCTCCCATATTCCCTTCAACTTTGACTTCCTTTCCAACATCAACAACGCTTCTAAGGCCGGAGACTACGTAGATCACATTAAGAAGTGGATGGACGCCATGCCCGCCGGCGTTTATGCCAACTGGGTGCTGGGAAACCACGACAACAAGCGAGTGGCTTCCCGATTTGGTGTCCAGCGCACCGACCTCATCAACATCCTGCTGCAGACTCTGCCCGGTCACGCGGTCACCTACAATGGAGAGGAGCTGGGCATGACCGACGTCTGGATCAGCTGGGAGGACACCGTGGACCCGAATGCCTGCAACTCCGATCCCGACAACTACTACGCCCGATCCAGGGACCCTGAGCGATCTCCTTACCAGTGGGACGCCTCCTCCAAAGCGG GCTTCACCAGTGCCGATCACACCTGGTTACCAGTGGCTGATGACTACAAAACCAACAACgccctgcagcagctgcgtgCTCCACGTTCCCATCTGCAGATCTTCAAGAAACTGGTGCGCGTCCGCAAGGAACCATCTTTTCGCCAGGGAGAACTCAGCATTCAGGCAATCGACGACGATGTGCTCATCTACTCACG TCAAAAGGACGGCAGCGATCTCTATGTGATCGTTCTCAATTTGGGCAGCACCTCCAAAACCTTGGACCTGACCAAGTATTACGGACTGGGCAGCCAGGCGGAGGTGATCACCACTTCCTTGAGTTCCCAGTACATCGATGGCGATGTTATCAAATCTTCGGAGTTCGTTGCCAATCCCTATGTGGGCACCGTCCTTGTGGCAGTCTAA